Proteins encoded within one genomic window of Bradyrhizobium sp. AZCC 1719:
- a CDS encoding acetyl-CoA carboxylase biotin carboxyl carrier protein subunit has protein sequence MPEIKIVTEVAGRVCALPVATGGNVGDGDEIAFVEAMKMEIPVTSTTAGKIKAILVKLDDVIAEGQVVAIIEA, from the coding sequence ATGCCAGAGATCAAGATTGTCACCGAAGTCGCCGGACGCGTGTGCGCGCTTCCCGTCGCAACTGGTGGCAATGTCGGCGATGGCGACGAGATCGCTTTCGTGGAAGCCATGAAGATGGAAATTCCGGTCACGTCGACGACGGCAGGAAAGATCAAGGCCATCCTGGTCAAACTCGACGACGTTATCGCCGAAGGACAGGTTGTCGCGATCATCGAAGCTTAA